A region of the Ornithinimicrobium ciconiae genome:
AGGAACTCGCGCAGCAGGGTCAGCGTGCGGGCACCGGGCTCGTCGGTGCGTCCCGTGGCCGGCTGGCCCAGGCGGAACTTGGCGACGAAGCCGACGATGGTGCGCACGAAGAGGGAGACCGCGACCAGGGTCACGCCCACGCCGAGCACGATGGCGATGATCTGCACCGGTGACATGACGTGATCCTAGGGGGTCGGGGGGACGGGCTGGTGAGCACCTGCCGCGATGCCGATGCCCTGAGGGTCAGCACGGCGCGCCAGATCGGCGTCCCGTTCGGCGGAGTACGCCCTGGTCAGCGTGTCGTCGAGCTGGGTGAGCTGCTCGTGGAGGGGGCCGCGCCGCTCGCTCGGGGCGTAGTCGAGCAGGTCCTCGAGGGCGGCCCGCAGCCGGCGGGCGACCTGGGGAGAGCCGGAGCCGAAGAGTCGCAGCTCCTCAAAGCCGAGACGGACATAGGCCTGCCAGTCCATGGACGGGATGACCACGCGGATGGTCCCGTCGTCGTCCGACGAGGTGTCCTCGCGCAGCTCCCGGCGAGAGAGCTGGCGCAGCACGTCCTGCACCCGGTCCAGGACCTGCACCACCGTGGTCGGGTCGGCGTGCACCCTGTCGGCCATGGCCTTCAGTCCCATGGCCACCAGCATGCGCAGGCCATAGGCCACGTCCTCCTCCTGGCTGCGCTCCAGGGACAGGACCAGGGCGTCGCGGATCCCGTCGACGTCGATCTGGTCGACCGTGCTGCCGGAGAGACGGGCCAGCTTGCCGTCGGCGGGCACGAACTCGCCGACGGCCGGGATGACGTCGATGCGGCAGTCGGCCTCGACCGCGAGCGCGACCAGGTGTTCGCGACCGACTAGGCTCAGCACTCCGGACTTGTGCGCGGTGACGAGGCGGGGGTCGTCCTGGCCCACGTGCTCGAGGCGGTGCGGATACACCTCGTCCATCAGGTCGCGAGTTCCCTCGCTGACCAGCTCGATCAACGACGACACCCGCAGCTCGCGGCCGATGTGGTGGATATAGACGACCAGCACCACGATGTTGATGACCACCATGAGGAAGGTGGTAGCGACCGAGATGCCCGGCACGACGGGGGCGTCCTCGCTGACCAGGACCTGGCGCATGGTGAGCATCGCCTGCACGAAGGTGGCGACGAACAGCCCGATCGCGTGCTGGCTCGGTCGATCCTGCAGGAAGGTCTGCACGATCCGCGGTGAGAACTGCGCCATCGCCAGCTGGACGACCACCATCGTGATGGACAGCACGGTGGCGACCAGGCTGACCATGGAGCCGGCGACGGCACCCAGGATGGCGAGCGCGGCGTCGGGTCCACCGATGACGTGGATCGAGACCACGTCAAAGCCGAAGTGGCTGTCCAGGGACGTGGTGACGAGGTTGATGACGATCCCGGCCACCGCATAGAGCAACGGGATGAACCACAGACCGCTGCGCAGGTTGCTGTAGATCTTGGTCAGCCACATGGCGTGTCCTCCTGGTCCACCGCACCAGCAGGGGCACGGCGCTCCGGTGGCATGGCTCTTGACGCACAGTAACGGCGCACTCGGTGGTGCGCGCCCCCACGCGAGAGGAGCAGGGTCGGCCTCCGATCGAGCGGACGAGGGCCGTAGGGAATAACGTGGGCTTTGTCTACTTATAACCATCGAAGGCTTTAGCCCGGCGCGCTGCCGGGCGCCCCCGAGCGAAAGGCGGCCCATCGTGCCCGTGAAGGACGACATCACCCAGACCATCGGCAACACCCCACTGGTCCGGCTGAACCGGCTGACCGAGGGGCTGGGGGCGACCGTCCTGGTCAAGCTCGAGTCGGGCAACCCGGCCAACTCGGTCAAGGACCGCATCGGCGCCGCGATCATCGACGCCGCCGTCGAGGCCGGCGAGCTGCAGCCCGGAGGCACGATCGTGGAGGGCACGTCGGGCAACACCGGGATCGCCCTGGCGATGGTCGGTGCCGCCCGCGGCTACAACGTCGTCCTGGCCATGCCGGACACGATGAGCAAGGAGCGCCGTGCGCTGCTGCGTGCCTATGGTGCCGAGCTCGTCCTGACCCCGGGGGCCGAGGGGATGAAGGGTGCCGTGGCCAAGGCCGAGGAGATCGCCCAGGAGCGCGGCGGGGTCCGCGCCCGCCAGTTCGCCAACCAGGCCAACGTCGCCATCCACCAGGCCACGACCGGTCCGGAGGTCTGGGCCGACACCGAGGGCAATGTCGACATCTTCGTCTCCGGCATCGGCACCGGCGGCACCCTCACCGGGGCCGGCCGCTACCTGCGTGAGCAGAAGCCGGACATCACCATCGTCGCGGTCGAGCCGGTGGACAGCCCCATCCTCAACGGCGGTGAGCCTGGCCCCCACAAGATCCAGGGCCTGGGCGCCAACTTCGTCCCGGAGATCCTGGACACCGAGCTCTACGACGAGGTCATCGACGCCTCCCTCGAGGACTCCGTGCGGGTCTCGCGTGACCTGGCGACCAAGGAGGGCATCCTCGCCGGGATCTCGTCCGGCGCTGCGGTGTGGGCCGCCCTGGAGCTGGCCAAGCGCGAGGAGAACGCCGGCAAGACGATCGTGGCGATCGTGCCGGACTTCGGCGAGCGCTACCTGTCCACCGTGCTCTTCGAGGGACTGACCGACTGATGGCCCCCGGTGCTCTGCGGGGCCGCGTCGGCGCCGCGTGGGCCCGGGTGAGCAAGGAGGTCGGCACGGTCGCCGCGCGGATCAGCGAGGACATCGACGCGGCCATCGAGCGTGACCCGGCCACCGACAGCAGGGTGGAGATGGCGCTGGCCTCCCCGGGGCTGCACGCACTCTGGGCGCACCGGGTCTCGCACGCGATGTGGACGCGGGGTGCGCGGCTCCCGGCGCGGCTGCTCTCCCAGGCCTCCCGTGCCGCGACCGGCATCGAGATCCACCCCGGGGCCCAGATCGGTCGGCGCCTGTTCATCGACCACGGGATGGGCGTCGTTATCGGTGAGACCGCCGAGATCGGCGACGACGTGATGATGTATCACGCCGTCACCCTGGGCGGGCGGGCCAACGCCAAGATCAAGCGCCACCCGACCGTGGAGTCCGGTGCCGTGCTGGGCGCGGGCGCCCGGGTGCTCGGACCCGTGGTGATCGGCGCTGGCGGCCAGGTCGGGGCCAACGCCGTGGTGGTCAAGGACGTCCCGGCCGGCGCCACGGCCGTCGGGGTGCCCGCCACCAACCGGGTTCCGGAGCTGCACGGCGAGGACGTCCTCTTCGCGGACCCCGCACTCTGGATCTAGCCAGTTCGTAGGGGTGTCGCACGTCCCAGCGTGCAGGACGTGCGACACCCCTACGGAAACTCGGGTGGGACCTACGAAACCCTTATCAAAATGCGGGTGCGGCCTACGAAACCGCTATCAAAATGCGGGTGGGACCTACGAAACCCCTGCAAAAACTCGGGTGGGACCTACGAAACCCCTCTCAAAATGCGGGGGACGTCAGGGCAGTTTGTCGCCCCCGGGCCCGAAGGTGGAGTCGTCGACCGACGGGGTGCCGGTCTCGCCGTCCCAGGAGCCCGTCTCGTTCTCGTAGTCGCCGTGCAGGTCCGTGGTCTCGTGGCCGGTGACCTTGGCCTTGGCCTGGCCCGCGAACTCCTTGGCCGAGCTGGCAACGGTCCCGGCCACCGCGGCCGGTGCCTTGGCAGCCTGGGTCTTGACGTCGTCGACCCGGGTCTGCACGGTGTCGCTCTGCCAGGCCTTGCTGGCCTGGCGGGTGATCTGGTCGTAGCGCTCGCGGCCAGCCCTGGCCCCGAGGATGTAGCCGACGCTGGCGCCGATGATGAACCACACCTTCTTCATGAGGTGCACCCCTTTCAAGGTCGTGTTGCTCTCGCCACCGACACTAACCAGATCAGCGCGCTCCCGCGACCGCCCGGCCCATCTGCTCGATCGCCTGGGTCAGGATTGCCTGTGAGGTGGCGAAGTTGAGCCGG
Encoded here:
- a CDS encoding DUF2254 domain-containing protein, with protein sequence MWLTKIYSNLRSGLWFIPLLYAVAGIVINLVTTSLDSHFGFDVVSIHVIGGPDAALAILGAVAGSMVSLVATVLSITMVVVQLAMAQFSPRIVQTFLQDRPSQHAIGLFVATFVQAMLTMRQVLVSEDAPVVPGISVATTFLMVVINIVVLVVYIHHIGRELRVSSLIELVSEGTRDLMDEVYPHRLEHVGQDDPRLVTAHKSGVLSLVGREHLVALAVEADCRIDVIPAVGEFVPADGKLARLSGSTVDQIDVDGIRDALVLSLERSQEEDVAYGLRMLVAMGLKAMADRVHADPTTVVQVLDRVQDVLRQLSRRELREDTSSDDDGTIRVVIPSMDWQAYVRLGFEELRLFGSGSPQVARRLRAALEDLLDYAPSERRGPLHEQLTQLDDTLTRAYSAERDADLARRADPQGIGIAAGAHQPVPPTP
- the cysK gene encoding cysteine synthase A, with protein sequence MVPVKDDITQTIGNTPLVRLNRLTEGLGATVLVKLESGNPANSVKDRIGAAIIDAAVEAGELQPGGTIVEGTSGNTGIALAMVGAARGYNVVLAMPDTMSKERRALLRAYGAELVLTPGAEGMKGAVAKAEEIAQERGGVRARQFANQANVAIHQATTGPEVWADTEGNVDIFVSGIGTGGTLTGAGRYLREQKPDITIVAVEPVDSPILNGGEPGPHKIQGLGANFVPEILDTELYDEVIDASLEDSVRVSRDLATKEGILAGISSGAAVWAALELAKREENAGKTIVAIVPDFGERYLSTVLFEGLTD
- the epsC gene encoding serine O-acetyltransferase EpsC — encoded protein: MAPGALRGRVGAAWARVSKEVGTVAARISEDIDAAIERDPATDSRVEMALASPGLHALWAHRVSHAMWTRGARLPARLLSQASRAATGIEIHPGAQIGRRLFIDHGMGVVIGETAEIGDDVMMYHAVTLGGRANAKIKRHPTVESGAVLGAGARVLGPVVIGAGGQVGANAVVVKDVPAGATAVGVPATNRVPELHGEDVLFADPALWI
- a CDS encoding YtxH domain-containing protein, which produces MKKVWFIIGASVGYILGARAGRERYDQITRQASKAWQSDTVQTRVDDVKTQAAKAPAAVAGTVASSAKEFAGQAKAKVTGHETTDLHGDYENETGSWDGETGTPSVDDSTFGPGGDKLP